One genomic segment of Polyodon spathula isolate WHYD16114869_AA chromosome 17, ASM1765450v1, whole genome shotgun sequence includes these proteins:
- the LOC121330087 gene encoding A-kinase-interacting protein 1-like isoform X1 produces the protein MEIGQTWLEGSLGRSAKLGLEVLERARRRSMVEWPSVCPVAQLTVEETLRRHSGEDRVGKSDNEEATRHTSIDDAFDTVLEFMAHTTKQCKNLYRSVPACECNQTEMNHVCRYHSPHFASHGVAKPRVSRKPTQRTSEDFYIELAPGTYAITAGACDSERQTRVVKINAGESVDLSFAV, from the exons ATGGAGATAGGGCAGACCTGGCTGGAAGGCTCTCTGGGACGTTCTGCTAAACTTGGTCTTGAAGTATTGGAGCGTGCAAGGAGACGAAGCATGGTGGAGTGGCCTTCAGTCTGTCCTGTAGCCCAACTCACAGTAGAAGAGACTTTGAGAAGGCATTCGGGGGAGGACCGAGTAGGAAAAAGTGATAATGAG GAAGCAACTAGGCACACCAGCATTGATGATGCTTTTGATACAGTGCTGGAGTTTATGGCTcacacaaccaaacaatgcaAG AACCTCTACAGATCAGTGCCAGCATGTGAGTGCAACCAGACTGAAATGAACCATGTATGTAGATACCACTCACCTCATTTCGCCTCTCATGGTGTAGCCAAACCAAGGGTTTCCAGAAAGCCA ACACAAAGGACTTCAGAAGACTTTTATATAGAACTGGCTCCTGGCACCTACGCCATCACTGCAGGAGCATGTGACTCTGAGAGACAGACCCGGGTGGTGAAAATCAATGCAGGGGAGAGCGTGGATCTTTCTTTTGCTGTGTGA
- the LOC121330087 gene encoding uncharacterized protein LOC121330087 isoform X2 has protein sequence MEIGQTWLEGSLGRSAKLGLEVLERARRRSMVEWPSVCPVAQLTVEETLRRHSGEDRVGKSDNEEATRHTSIDDAFDTVLEFMAHTTKQCKTQRTSEDFYIELAPGTYAITAGACDSERQTRVVKINAGESVDLSFAV, from the exons ATGGAGATAGGGCAGACCTGGCTGGAAGGCTCTCTGGGACGTTCTGCTAAACTTGGTCTTGAAGTATTGGAGCGTGCAAGGAGACGAAGCATGGTGGAGTGGCCTTCAGTCTGTCCTGTAGCCCAACTCACAGTAGAAGAGACTTTGAGAAGGCATTCGGGGGAGGACCGAGTAGGAAAAAGTGATAATGAG GAAGCAACTAGGCACACCAGCATTGATGATGCTTTTGATACAGTGCTGGAGTTTATGGCTcacacaaccaaacaatgcaAG ACACAAAGGACTTCAGAAGACTTTTATATAGAACTGGCTCCTGGCACCTACGCCATCACTGCAGGAGCATGTGACTCTGAGAGACAGACCCGGGTGGTGAAAATCAATGCAGGGGAGAGCGTGGATCTTTCTTTTGCTGTGTGA